In one window of Blattabacterium sp. (Cryptocercus punctulatus) str. Cpu DNA:
- the coaD gene encoding pantetheine-phosphate adenylyltransferase — translation MNNRIAVFPGTFDPITIGHYDIIIKSLNLFDKIIIAIGNNSEKNNMFSIQKRKEWIKKTFFQFPKIEIELFKGLTISFCKKKKAQFVLRGIRNQLDFEFEKNIYYANKELYKNNFIETIFILSSYDKSYISSCMVRDIIKNGGNYTIFVPKYVRINKKFF, via the coding sequence ATGAATAATAGAATTGCTGTATTTCCTGGTACTTTTGATCCAATTACTATAGGTCATTACGACATTATTATTAAATCTTTAAATTTATTTGATAAAATTATTATAGCTATTGGAAATAACTCGGAAAAAAATAATATGTTCTCTATTCAAAAAAGAAAAGAATGGATCAAAAAAACTTTTTTTCAGTTTCCTAAAATAGAAATAGAATTATTTAAAGGTTTAACTATTTCTTTTTGTAAAAAAAAAAAGGCTCAATTTGTATTGAGAGGAATTAGAAATCAATTAGATTTTGAATTTGAAAAGAATATTTATTATGCAAATAAAGAATTATATAAGAATAATTTTATTGAAACAATATTTATTCTTTCTTCTTATGATAAATCTTATATTAGTTCTTGTATGGTAAGAGATATTATAAAAAATGGAGGAAATTATACCATATTTGTTCCTAAATATGTACGAATTAATAAAAAATTTTTCTAA
- the rnr gene encoding ribonuclease R, translating to MPFYLEKKKKKYSIEKKNQYRNLVTVTGLITITNYGYAFVNVEEFQKLIFIPKKKTNRAIEGDLVRIKIKNKKLGKKMEGEVIKIIKRNRENFIGVLKIKSNSRYGLVIVYNKTIHVNIYIPKKKLKGYHPNEKVLVRIITWPKNLKNPLGEIIKVFGQSGEYTTEIYSLLEEYGLSYEFSKEVEKEAKKIVFKKNLDNNLRRRDMRNINTFTIDPFDAKDFDDALSIRKLNYNTWEIGIHIADVTYYIKEGSLLDKEAYTRSNSIYFIGKSIPMLPKILSNDICSLHPEKDKLSFSSIFNVDSKGKILKSWFGKTIIRSNRRFTYEEVQKIIEKKRGDFHKDLYTLFTFSKIFTKNRLKNGSIYLDKVEIKIHLDEKKNPYKLDLEKNNEAHRLIEEFMLLANRKISEFVSLNLDGNPSNKTYIYRIHDKPDFQKIFILKKIIEPLGYSLDLKNLKKSLNGLLKNIQGKSEQNMIENLILRSMSKAKYSTNNIGHYGLSFIYYSHFTSPIRRYSDIIAHRLLNYYLTKNNESKLKSLDFYEKQAVHCSYKERLSIDAEREFSKYIQVKYIKKFLGKEFDGIITGFTDWSVFIDLLSFQTEGMVRLRDIEGDIYTLNSNNYSIIGKKKRKIYHLGDKVKVKLLDANIEKKQIILEWLDT from the coding sequence ATGCCATTTTATTTGGAAAAAAAGAAAAAAAAATATTCCATTGAAAAAAAAAATCAGTATAGAAATTTGGTTACTGTCACTGGATTAATTACTATAACTAATTATGGGTATGCATTTGTAAATGTAGAAGAATTTCAAAAATTAATTTTTATTCCTAAAAAAAAAACTAATCGAGCTATAGAAGGAGATTTAGTTCGAATAAAAATAAAAAATAAAAAATTAGGAAAAAAAATGGAAGGTGAAGTTATAAAAATAATAAAAAGAAATAGAGAAAATTTTATTGGAGTATTAAAAATTAAATCTAATTCTAGATATGGATTAGTCATAGTTTATAACAAGACTATTCATGTCAATATATATATTCCTAAAAAAAAATTAAAAGGATATCATCCTAATGAAAAAGTATTAGTTAGAATAATTACATGGCCAAAAAATTTAAAAAATCCTTTAGGAGAAATCATTAAAGTATTTGGACAATCTGGAGAATATACAACAGAGATTTATTCTTTATTGGAAGAATATGGTCTATCTTATGAATTTTCTAAAGAAGTGGAAAAAGAAGCAAAAAAAATTGTATTTAAAAAAAATTTAGATAACAATCTTAGAAGAAGGGATATGCGAAACATTAATACATTTACTATAGATCCTTTTGATGCAAAAGATTTTGATGATGCCCTTTCTATTAGAAAATTAAATTATAATACTTGGGAAATTGGAATTCATATAGCAGACGTTACTTATTATATAAAAGAAGGAAGTTTATTAGATAAAGAAGCATATACACGTTCCAATTCCATTTATTTTATTGGAAAATCCATTCCCATGCTTCCAAAAATATTGTCCAATGATATTTGTTCTTTACATCCAGAAAAAGATAAATTAAGTTTTTCTTCCATTTTTAATGTAGATAGTAAAGGAAAAATATTAAAAAGTTGGTTTGGAAAAACAATTATACGATCTAATAGAAGATTTACATATGAAGAAGTTCAAAAAATTATAGAAAAAAAAAGAGGTGATTTTCACAAAGACCTTTATACCTTGTTTACTTTTTCTAAAATTTTTACTAAAAATAGATTAAAAAATGGATCTATTTACTTGGATAAGGTAGAAATAAAAATCCATTTAGATGAAAAAAAAAATCCTTATAAATTAGATTTAGAAAAAAATAACGAAGCCCATCGTTTAATAGAAGAATTTATGTTACTAGCGAATAGAAAAATTTCAGAATTTGTTAGTCTAAATTTAGATGGAAATCCTTCTAACAAAACGTATATTTATAGAATACACGATAAACCAGATTTTCAGAAGATTTTCATTTTAAAAAAAATAATAGAACCCTTAGGTTATTCCTTAGATTTAAAAAATCTAAAAAAATCTCTTAATGGTTTATTAAAAAATATTCAAGGTAAATCAGAACAAAATATGATCGAAAATTTGATTCTTCGTTCTATGAGTAAAGCTAAATATTCCACAAATAACATAGGCCATTATGGCTTATCTTTTATTTATTATTCTCATTTTACTTCTCCTATAAGAAGATATTCAGATATTATTGCACACCGTTTATTAAATTATTATTTAACTAAAAATAATGAATCTAAATTAAAATCTCTAGATTTTTATGAAAAACAAGCAGTCCATTGTAGTTATAAAGAGCGTTTATCAATAGATGCAGAAAGAGAATTTTCAAAATATATACAAGTTAAATATATAAAAAAATTTCTAGGAAAAGAATTTGATGGAATTATTACAGGATTTACAGACTGGAGTGTTTTCATTGATCTATTGTCATTTCAAACAGAAGGGATGGTACGATTACGTGATATTGAAGGAGATATTTACACTTTAAATTCCAATAATTACAGTATAATTGGTAAAAAAAAACGAAAAATTTATCATTTAGGAGATAAAGTAAAAGTAAAACTTTTAGACGCAAATATAGAAAAAAAACAAATTATTCTTGAATGGTTAGATACTTAG
- a CDS encoding glycogen/starch synthase, with amino-acid sequence MTGKRILYVSSELSPFSSETSISLSVLKATKFMQSMGNDIRIFMPRFGMINERRHQLHEVIRLSGMNLMINDVDHPLLIKVASIPDARLQVYFIDNEDFFKRKAMYEDENGIFFSDNDERALFFTKGVLESVKKLNWSPDIIHIYGWISSFIPLYIKNFYKKNPIYRNTKIISSIYNTPFKGSLNKDIIKKIKIDGIKSRKLKLLENPNYFNIIKLCMYFSDAIIKGDLSFPKDIDDYLEKNKLLVLKYYPVEKIETFYKEFYKKTVL; translated from the coding sequence ATGACAGGTAAACGTATATTATATGTTTCTTCAGAATTATCTCCTTTTTCTTCAGAGACTTCTATTTCTTTATCGGTTTTAAAAGCTACTAAGTTTATGCAATCAATGGGAAATGATATTCGTATATTTATGCCCCGTTTTGGAATGATAAATGAACGAAGACATCAGTTACACGAAGTAATTCGTCTTTCAGGAATGAACTTAATGATCAATGACGTAGATCACCCTTTATTGATAAAGGTTGCATCTATTCCAGATGCAAGATTACAAGTTTATTTTATAGATAATGAAGATTTTTTTAAAAGAAAAGCTATGTATGAAGATGAAAATGGAATTTTTTTTTCTGATAATGACGAAAGAGCTTTATTTTTTACAAAAGGAGTTTTAGAATCTGTAAAAAAATTAAATTGGAGTCCTGATATTATTCATATATATGGTTGGATTAGTTCTTTTATTCCACTATATATTAAGAATTTTTATAAAAAAAATCCTATATATAGAAATACAAAAATTATTTCATCTATATATAATACACCATTTAAAGGATCTCTTAATAAAGATATTATTAAAAAAATAAAAATAGATGGAATAAAATCTAGAAAATTAAAATTATTAGAAAATCCTAATTATTTTAATATAATCAAGTTATGCATGTACTTTTCTGATGCAATAATAAAAGGAGATCTTTCATTTCCAAAAGATATAGATGATTATTTAGAAAAAAACAAATTATTGGTATTAAAATATTATCCTGTAGAAAAAATAGAAACTTTTTATAAAGAATTTTATAAAAAAACTGTTTTATAA
- the glmS gene encoding glutamine--fructose-6-phosphate transaminase (isomerizing), with translation MCGIIGYLGYREAYPIIINGLKKLEYRGYDSSGIAIFYNGKYSLYKTKGRVSELEKKIFSIKGTTGIGHTRWATHGIPDDINAHPHVSNSKKLVLIHNGIIENYHAIKIILLKNGFTFQSETDTEVLVNLIEYIQKKNQLSLEEAVRISLNEVIGAYSIAVIEKSDPDRIVIAKLGSPLTLGINEKEFFIASDPIPFIDYTKNAIYLKDGEMAILRKNKELDLRKIIDNHKLNPIIKELKINLKEIEKGEYKHFMLKEIYEQPKTILDTLRGRLLISDGLICIDGIESNKDIFINAKCITIVACGTSWHSSLIGEYLLEELARIPVKVEYASEFRYRNPIIEKQNIVIVISQSGETADTIAALKLAKKKGAFVFGICNVAGSYIARNVDAGAYTHAGPEIGVASTKSFTSQITVLFLLALKIGKHRSTITNIRYEFLCKELISVPEKMNFTLKIDNTLQKISKLYHHVNNFLYLGRGINFPVSLEGALKLKEISYIHAEGYPAGEMKHGPIALIDENMPVVVIATKKGYYEKIIGNIQEIKARKGKIIAIVNERDIQVSKLADHIIEIPIISEELSPLITIIPLQLLAYQIADLRGKNVDRPRNLAKSVTVE, from the coding sequence ATGTGTGGAATAATTGGTTACTTGGGATATAGAGAAGCTTATCCCATTATTATTAATGGATTAAAAAAATTAGAATATCGTGGATATGATAGTTCTGGAATAGCTATTTTTTATAATGGAAAATATAGTCTATATAAAACAAAAGGAAGAGTTTCTGAATTAGAAAAAAAAATTTTTTCAATAAAAGGAACAACAGGAATAGGACATACAAGATGGGCAACACATGGAATTCCAGATGATATTAATGCACATCCTCATGTTTCTAATTCTAAAAAACTTGTTTTAATTCATAATGGAATCATAGAAAATTATCATGCAATTAAAATTATTTTACTTAAAAATGGTTTCACTTTTCAAAGTGAAACAGATACTGAAGTTCTTGTAAATTTGATTGAATATATTCAAAAAAAAAACCAACTATCTTTAGAAGAAGCGGTACGAATTTCTTTGAATGAAGTAATTGGAGCTTATTCTATAGCTGTAATAGAAAAATCTGATCCAGATAGAATTGTTATTGCTAAATTAGGAAGTCCCCTTACATTGGGAATTAATGAAAAAGAATTTTTTATAGCATCTGATCCTATACCATTTATTGATTATACTAAAAATGCTATTTATTTAAAAGATGGTGAAATGGCTATCCTTAGAAAGAATAAAGAGTTAGATTTACGAAAAATTATCGATAATCATAAACTAAATCCAATAATTAAAGAACTAAAAATTAATCTCAAAGAGATTGAAAAAGGAGAATATAAACATTTTATGTTAAAAGAAATTTATGAACAACCAAAAACAATTTTGGACACTCTACGTGGTAGATTATTGATTTCTGATGGATTAATATGTATTGATGGAATTGAATCTAATAAGGATATTTTTATTAATGCAAAATGTATAACTATTGTTGCATGTGGAACTTCATGGCATTCAAGTTTAATTGGAGAATATTTATTGGAAGAATTAGCGCGGATTCCAGTAAAAGTAGAATATGCTTCGGAATTTAGATATAGAAATCCAATTATAGAAAAACAAAATATTGTTATAGTTATTTCTCAATCAGGAGAAACGGCAGATACTATAGCTGCCTTAAAATTAGCAAAAAAAAAAGGAGCTTTTGTTTTTGGTATTTGTAATGTTGCAGGATCTTATATTGCACGAAATGTGGATGCAGGTGCTTATACACATGCAGGCCCTGAAATTGGAGTTGCTTCTACAAAATCTTTTACATCTCAGATTACAGTACTTTTTTTATTAGCTTTGAAAATAGGAAAACATCGATCCACTATCACAAATATTCGTTATGAATTTTTATGTAAAGAACTTATATCTGTTCCAGAAAAAATGAATTTTACGTTAAAAATAGATAATACTCTCCAAAAAATATCTAAATTATATCATCATGTAAATAATTTTCTCTATTTAGGTAGAGGAATTAATTTTCCAGTATCTTTAGAAGGAGCATTAAAATTAAAAGAAATTTCTTATATTCATGCAGAAGGTTATCCTGCAGGAGAAATGAAACATGGACCTATTGCTTTAATAGATGAAAATATGCCTGTAGTAGTTATAGCTACTAAAAAAGGATATTATGAAAAAATAATAGGAAATATTCAAGAAATTAAAGCTAGAAAAGGCAAAATTATAGCTATTGTCAATGAAAGGGATATTCAAGTAAGTAAATTAGCAGATCATATAATAGAAATTCCAATTATTTCCGAAGAACTAAGTCCTTTAATTACAATTATTCCTCTTCAATTATTAGCATATCAAATTGCTGACCTAAGAGGAAAAAACGTAGATAGACCAAGAAATTTAGCAAAATCTGTAACTGTAGAATAA
- a CDS encoding uroporphyrinogen-III synthase: MKINNILISQSLKGSNSPYLELSKNVKIDFRSFIEVKGASSIEVRKQKINFSDFTVVLFISKNSVDHYFRLAESMRFKVPISMKYICQTESIAYYLQKYIVYRKRKIYIGKKSFKDILPFIKKNTSERFLLPSSDILKLEIPKMLNKLNISWKRAILYKTTSSDLSDLKKIIYYDILVFFSPACIKSLFENFPNFDQNNIKIATFGKNTLDAAYKAGLKIAIRVPTPEFPSMAKALEKYIKEYKKI; encoded by the coding sequence ATGAAGATTAATAATATTCTCATTTCACAATCTCTAAAAGGTTCAAATTCTCCATATTTAGAACTAAGCAAAAATGTGAAAATAGATTTTAGATCTTTTATAGAAGTAAAAGGTGCGTCTTCTATTGAGGTAAGAAAACAAAAAATTAATTTTTCTGATTTTACGGTAGTTCTTTTCATAAGTAAAAACTCTGTTGACCATTATTTTAGATTAGCAGAATCTATGCGATTCAAAGTTCCAATTTCCATGAAATATATTTGTCAAACAGAATCTATAGCTTATTATTTACAAAAATATATCGTATATAGAAAAAGAAAAATATACATTGGAAAAAAATCTTTTAAAGATATATTACCTTTTATCAAAAAAAATACAAGCGAAAGATTTCTTTTACCATCTTCAGATATATTAAAATTAGAAATACCAAAAATGTTAAATAAACTAAATATTTCATGGAAAAGAGCAATTTTATATAAAACAACTTCTAGTGATTTATCTGATTTAAAAAAAATAATATATTATGATATATTGGTATTTTTTAGTCCCGCATGTATAAAGTCTTTATTTGAAAATTTTCCTAATTTTGATCAAAATAATATAAAAATTGCTACTTTTGGAAAAAATACTTTAGATGCAGCTTATAAAGCTGGATTAAAAATTGCAATTAGAGTTCCGACTCCTGAATTTCCTTCTATGGCTAAAGCTTTAGAAAAATATATAAAAGAATATAAAAAAATATAA
- a CDS encoding DUF4296 domain-containing protein: MIQIRKFTKKERIRKQLLNSIKNFFNKKNYFLLFFFIYSDNSIPISIYISKKNMINILTEIFFLQNFFFHKKSKVDLLYKKYNITEKKFLYNYHFYTKKIDNHIEILKKVQYNLKIFFLKNLLKNIKAKSGIEPL, translated from the coding sequence ATGATTCAAATTCGCAAATTTACAAAAAAAGAAAGAATAAGAAAACAATTATTAAATAGTATTAAAAATTTTTTTAACAAAAAAAATTATTTTTTACTATTTTTTTTCATTTATTCAGATAATAGTATACCTATAAGTATTTATATTTCTAAAAAAAATATGATAAATATACTCACAGAAATTTTTTTTTTACAAAATTTTTTTTTTCATAAAAAATCTAAAGTAGATTTACTTTATAAAAAATATAATATTACAGAGAAAAAATTTCTCTATAATTACCATTTTTATACAAAAAAAATTGACAATCATATCGAAATTTTAAAAAAAGTACAATATAATTTAAAAATATTTTTTTTAAAAAATTTATTGAAAAATATAAAGGCAAAGAGCGGAATCGAACCGCTATAA
- the folB gene encoding dihydroneopterin aldolase: MGKIILENIKLFGFHGCMPEDSFLGSYYTVNIEVELDFHQASISDDLSKTIDYVYLFRVVKEEMAINSKLLENLAYRIIQRIKKYRIDLIKKTKIKICKENPPMGSSVDRFCIILDDIN; encoded by the coding sequence ATGGGAAAAATTATTCTAGAGAATATAAAATTATTTGGATTTCATGGTTGTATGCCAGAGGATTCCTTTTTAGGATCTTATTATACAGTCAATATAGAAGTAGAATTAGATTTTCATCAAGCTTCTATTAGTGATGATTTATCAAAAACTATCGATTATGTATATTTGTTCCGTGTTGTAAAAGAAGAAATGGCTATTAATTCTAAATTATTGGAAAATTTAGCCTATAGAATAATACAAAGAATAAAAAAATATAGGATAGATTTAATTAAAAAAACAAAAATAAAGATTTGTAAAGAAAATCCACCTATGGGAAGTAGTGTGGATAGATTTTGTATTATTTTAGATGATATAAACTAA
- a CDS encoding superoxide dismutase produces the protein MSFQLPKLSYLYKDFEPYIDQKTMKIHYIKHHAGYTNNLNKVINGTDMENLSIKEILRRANIENPIIRNNSGGFYNHNLFWEILIPHSKSIPPSKYLNEVFKKQFKTFDLFKEKFTTVAMNRFGSGWTWLCVKEKELTICSTENQDNPLMLGIGYEEGIPILGLDVWEHAYYLQYQNRRIDYIYSFWNIINWKKVEENYKYSIVE, from the coding sequence ATGTCATTCCAACTTCCTAAATTATCTTATTTATACAAGGATTTTGAACCTTATATAGATCAAAAAACTATGAAAATCCATTATATAAAACATCATGCTGGATATACCAATAATCTAAACAAAGTTATTAATGGAACCGATATGGAAAACTTATCTATAAAAGAAATTTTAAGAAGAGCGAATATTGAAAATCCAATAATACGAAATAATAGTGGAGGTTTTTATAATCATAATTTATTTTGGGAAATATTAATACCTCATTCAAAAAGTATTCCTCCAAGTAAATATCTAAATGAAGTTTTTAAAAAACAATTTAAAACATTCGATCTTTTCAAAGAAAAATTTACTACTGTAGCAATGAATCGGTTTGGTTCTGGATGGACATGGCTATGTGTAAAAGAAAAAGAATTGACTATTTGTTCTACAGAAAATCAAGATAATCCATTAATGTTAGGGATAGGTTATGAAGAAGGGATTCCTATATTAGGATTAGATGTTTGGGAACATGCATATTATCTACAATATCAAAATCGTAGAATCGATTATATTTATTCATTTTGGAATATTATTAATTGGAAAAAAGTAGAAGAAAATTATAAATATTCTATAGTAGAATAA
- the pgk gene encoding phosphoglycerate kinase: MKEDIKTVNDFNFKNKTAIVRVDFNVPINNKSKKILDDTRIQYSIPTIKKIINEYGKVVLISHFGRPKGKRSKTYSLKFMVSNLSKKLQIPIKFSEYCIGEIVEQRVNELKNGEILLLENIRFYKEEEEGDENFAFQLSKLGDIYVNDAFSVSHRLHSSITIIPKFFGKNKCIGFLMKKEIHSLKKIFETGKKPITILLGGAKIYSKISIIENLINLVDHILIGGGMAYPFIKIQGGQVGDSIVDKYKYNELEKILKNIFDKYKKQDKTNISFPKDVVIADSFKNNASTKISSIYSIPNGWKGLDLGPKSIKYFCKIIKNSQTILWNGPLGVFEFSNFSLGTKSIARAIVNATKNGAFSLIGGGDSIASLKMEQCEKKISYLSTGGGAMLESLKNKILPGIKSIIS, from the coding sequence ATGAAAGAGGATATAAAAACTGTTAATGATTTTAATTTTAAAAATAAAACCGCTATAGTAAGAGTTGATTTTAATGTTCCTATCAACAATAAATCTAAAAAAATACTAGATGACACACGGATCCAATATAGTATTCCTACCATTAAAAAAATAATTAATGAATATGGAAAAGTAGTATTAATATCTCATTTTGGAAGACCAAAAGGGAAACGTTCTAAAACTTATTCTTTAAAATTTATGGTTTCTAATTTATCTAAAAAATTACAAATTCCTATAAAATTTTCAGAATATTGTATAGGAGAAATTGTAGAGCAACGTGTTAATGAATTAAAAAATGGAGAAATTTTATTGTTGGAAAATATTCGATTTTACAAAGAAGAAGAAGAAGGAGATGAAAATTTTGCTTTTCAGTTATCAAAGTTAGGAGATATTTATGTTAACGACGCATTTTCAGTATCTCATCGTTTACATTCTTCTATTACTATTATTCCAAAATTTTTTGGAAAAAATAAATGTATTGGATTTCTCATGAAAAAAGAAATCCATTCTTTAAAAAAGATTTTTGAAACAGGGAAAAAACCCATTACAATTTTATTAGGAGGAGCAAAAATATATTCTAAAATATCTATTATAGAAAACCTTATTAATTTAGTCGATCATATACTAATAGGAGGTGGGATGGCCTATCCTTTTATCAAAATACAAGGAGGACAGGTTGGGGACTCTATTGTAGATAAATATAAATATAATGAACTTGAAAAAATATTAAAAAATATTTTTGATAAATATAAAAAACAAGATAAAACAAATATATCCTTTCCAAAAGATGTAGTAATAGCAGATTCTTTTAAAAATAATGCTAGTACTAAGATTTCTTCCATTTATTCTATTCCTAATGGATGGAAAGGGTTAGATTTAGGTCCTAAATCTATAAAGTATTTTTGCAAAATCATCAAAAATTCCCAAACTATTCTTTGGAATGGACCATTAGGAGTATTTGAATTCTCCAATTTTTCTTTAGGAACTAAATCTATAGCAAGAGCTATTGTCAATGCAACTAAGAATGGAGCTTTTTCTTTAATTGGTGGTGGAGATTCTATTGCTTCATTAAAAATGGAACAGTGTGAAAAAAAAATTAGTTATTTATCTACAGGAGGAGGTGCTATGTTAGAAAGTTTAAAAAATAAAATACTTCCTGGAATAAAATCTATAATTTCATAG
- a CDS encoding RpiB/LacA/LacB family sugar-phosphate isomerase has protein sequence MIISIGSDHTGINYKKLIINYLIKKGDKVKDFGLFRYGEKVDYPDYIHPTAEFVEKGKADLGIVLCGSGNGAAMIANKYPKIRAALVWKKEIAFLAKRHNNANIISLPARFIENKKEVLEIIKIFIQTDFEGGRHKIRIKKIPIKINNPQ, from the coding sequence ATGATAATTTCGATAGGATCTGATCATACAGGAATAAATTATAAAAAATTAATAATTAATTATTTGATTAAAAAAGGAGATAAGGTAAAAGATTTTGGATTATTTCGTTATGGAGAAAAGGTAGACTATCCAGATTATATTCATCCTACAGCAGAATTTGTAGAAAAAGGAAAAGCTGATTTGGGAATTGTACTTTGCGGAAGTGGAAATGGTGCAGCTATGATTGCTAATAAATATCCAAAAATTCGTGCTGCATTAGTATGGAAAAAAGAAATTGCTTTTTTAGCAAAAAGGCATAATAATGCCAATATTATTAGTTTACCAGCTCGTTTTATAGAAAATAAAAAAGAGGTTTTAGAAATAATAAAAATATTTATTCAAACAGATTTTGAAGGAGGAAGACATAAAATAAGAATAAAAAAAATTCCAATTAAAATAAATAATCCTCAGTAG
- the gmk gene encoding guanylate kinase yields MKKGKIIILSGPSGSGKTTISQYLLSKIPKLKLSISCTTRTIRNNEKNGKDYYFISTNKFFSKIEKNHFLEWEEVYPNIYYGTLKNEISKIWNKCQHVLFDVDVKGGLSLKKRYPYDTLSIFIMVNSLKILKKRLFSRNYEDLSQINIRLNKAKMEWKYARLFDIILLNLNLDKTKKK; encoded by the coding sequence ATGAAAAAAGGAAAAATAATTATTTTATCTGGGCCATCAGGATCTGGAAAAACAACTATATCACAATATTTACTTTCAAAAATCCCAAAATTAAAATTATCTATATCATGTACTACACGTACTATACGGAATAATGAAAAAAATGGAAAAGATTATTATTTTATTTCTACAAATAAATTTTTTTCTAAAATAGAAAAAAATCATTTTTTAGAATGGGAAGAAGTTTATCCTAACATATATTATGGAACTCTAAAAAATGAAATATCTAAAATTTGGAATAAATGTCAACATGTTTTATTTGATGTAGATGTAAAAGGGGGGTTATCTTTGAAAAAAAGATATCCATACGATACTTTATCCATATTTATCATGGTTAATTCCTTAAAAATACTAAAAAAAAGACTTTTTTCAAGAAATTATGAGGATTTATCTCAAATTAATATACGTTTAAATAAAGCAAAAATGGAATGGAAATATGCAAGATTATTCGATATTATATTACTAAATCTAAATCTAGATAAAACAAAAAAAAAGTAA
- a CDS encoding aspartate-semialdehyde dehydrogenase yields MKIGIVGVTGMVGRVMVDLLKCRNFPIEKLYLSASEKSIGKKFIHNNKKYKIICIRELFSKKPNIVLFSAGSDVSKKWAPQFAKIGTTVIDNSSAWRMDPKKKLIVPEINADSLSKDDKIIANPNCSTIQLVMILYPLHIEYGIDRVIVSTYQSVTGTGKKALNQMNKEKDGFFSYEKIYPYPIYQNVLPHCDVFVKSGYTMEEIKLIKETKKIINDNNIAITATAVRVPVIGGHSESVNITFKKKPNIDHIYKIFLKKKGIIVQDNPKQNIYPMPLFSHGKDDVFVGRIRKDYSCLNSLNLWIVADNLRKGSATNAIQIAELLIKKKYI; encoded by the coding sequence ATGAAAATAGGAATAGTAGGAGTCACCGGAATGGTAGGACGTGTAATGGTAGATCTATTAAAATGTAGGAATTTTCCAATAGAAAAATTATATCTTTCCGCTTCTGAAAAATCAATAGGAAAAAAATTTATTCATAATAATAAAAAATATAAAATAATTTGTATTAGAGAATTATTTTCAAAAAAACCTAATATTGTTTTATTTTCAGCTGGATCAGATGTATCTAAAAAATGGGCACCTCAATTTGCAAAAATTGGGACAACCGTAATAGATAATTCTTCTGCATGGAGAATGGACCCTAAAAAAAAACTGATAGTTCCTGAAATAAATGCTGATTCTTTATCTAAAGATGATAAAATTATTGCAAATCCTAATTGTTCTACTATTCAATTAGTCATGATATTATATCCATTACATATAGAATATGGAATTGATCGTGTTATTGTATCTACATACCAATCGGTTACTGGTACAGGAAAAAAAGCTTTGAATCAAATGAACAAGGAAAAAGATGGTTTTTTTTCTTATGAAAAAATATATCCATATCCTATTTATCAAAATGTGTTACCACATTGTGATGTTTTTGTAAAAAGTGGTTATACAATGGAAGAAATAAAATTAATAAAGGAAACTAAAAAAATTATAAATGATAACAATATAGCTATTACAGCAACTGCTGTACGGGTCCCAGTTATAGGAGGTCATTCAGAAAGTGTAAATATAACATTTAAAAAAAAACCTAATATTGATCATATATATAAAATTTTTTTGAAAAAAAAAGGAATTATTGTTCAAGATAATCCGAAACAAAATATTTATCCTATGCCATTATTTTCTCATGGAAAAGATGATGTATTCGTAGGACGAATTCGTAAAGATTATTCATGTTTAAATTCTTTAAATCTTTGGATTGTAGCAGATAATTTACGTAAAGGTTCAGCTACAAATGCAATACAAATTGCAGAATTATTAATAAAAAAAAAATATATTTAA